In the genome of Arachis hypogaea cultivar Tifrunner chromosome 9, arahy.Tifrunner.gnm2.J5K5, whole genome shotgun sequence, the window cctgggcaaaaatctgattcagaggctgaaaaaggactactgatgctattggattctgacctccctgcactcgaaatggattttttggagctacagaaacccaaatggcgctctctcaaatgcgttggaaagtagacatccagggctttccagaaatatataatagttcttaCTTTGCTCGAGTCTTGACGACGCAAACTAGCATTCAAActccaacttcctgccctattctggtgttaaacgccagaaacaggatagaagctgcagttaaacgcccaaactggcataaaaaatggcgtttaactccaagaaaagtctctacacatgaaagcttcaatgctcagcccaagcacacaccaagtaggtccggaggtggatttctgcatcatttacttatttttgtaaccctagtaactagtttagtataaatagaactttttgctattgtactcacatctttggacttttggaacatctttggaacgtttttccttagacattggaggctggcctcatggccatgcctggaccatcatcacttatgtattttcaacggtggagtttctacacaccatagattaaggtgtggagctctgctgttcctcgagtattaatgcaaagtactattattcttctattcaattcatgcttattcttgttctaagatatacattcgcacacaagaacatgatgaatgtaatgattatgtgacactcgtcaccattctcaacttataaacgcgtgcctgacaaatacttctgttctacatgtAAACAAGTTTGAATGCATATCttttggattcctggtccatgcgtttgattgcctctcctgacaacagaactttcaattccttgagatcagagttctcgtggtataagctagaatcaattggcagtattcttgagatccgaaacgtctaaaccttgtctgtggtattctgagtaggatctgggatgggatgactgtgatgagcttcaaactcatgaatgttgggcatagtgacagatgcaaaagggatcaatggatcctattccaacacgagtgagaaccgacagatgattagccctacgtaacccgtagttggatcattttcactgagaggacgggaggtagccattgacaaccgtgatacccgaacatacagcttgccatagaaaggagtatgaaggattggatgaaggtagtaggaaagcagagattcagaaggaataatgcatctccatacgcttatctgaaattcctaccaatgaattacataagtatctctatctttattttatgcttatttatcttttaattatcaaaactccataaccatttgaatccgcctgactgagatttacaagatgaccatagcttgcttcaagccgacaatctccgtgggatcgacccttactcacgtaaggtttattacttggacgacccagtgcacttgctagttagttgtgcgaagttgtgaaaaagagttgagattacaattgtgcgtaccaagttgttggcgccattgagatcacaatttcgtgcaccaacagacatactcatcatcattcatccTCAGTCATGCCTCatttatcatattcattctttttcaatcaattgtcATCAAGTTCACTTAGTATTTTCATCTTAGCTATCATTCATCATGTATTTTTAAATCACCACTTCACGTTCTTTCTTCACTCCCAAGTTACCACCCTCTCAAGGTTCAACCCCCTCACCATGATTAAAACTAAGTTTTGGGATACTAGAAAGTAAAAATAAAGGTTTAGAGGTTAGAAAATAAGTTGAAGTTTACAAAAATGCATGTTCCCAAAACATATATCACCGCATAGAGGATGAAGATACGACCACTTTTATAGAATCAGAATTTTCGTGGGATCACAGGTGTCAAAAAATCAAGCTCGGAAGTCTGAAAATCAATAAAACCTCCCCCTTCTTCCCATGCATGGCTTCGGCTGATTctggaagggagagagaagattTGTGTCTTACATAGTATGGGTAATTAGTGACTAATGTCATTTAATTAGATGGGGCCGGGAAGACATGCATCACGACACGTGGTGCATTAAGCGTTGCATGTTGCGTTTTTGAGTTATTGAGTCAGcaagattaaatttttaaatatcttgGAAGGTAATTAAGCTAATTAGACATAGTAAAAACTCAAATAATTATCTCAACTGGTgatatttaattagaataaagattgggtaaattactaatataaatgatattagtaaagtcaaaatttttcaatcttTCGAGTCCAAAATCAAGTAACCGTCCTtcgttaaataatattaaataataacataatattaatattatattattattcattttatttaaaaatcacagaaaaatctATCATAAAAATTACACAAATAAAACGTAAAACTTACGTACACAACTCTAATACAAAAATCAAAATGTTACACTTTcacatttaaatatttatttttcaatgatttaacataaatgatattagtactaagaaattttaaaaaaatttcaataatctTTAGATGTATAATTGTGTACATGGTGTGTAATACCGATTTTGGATAAGAACTCTGAACTcccttttaatataaaaaattattcattgtATATGAGaagttatttcaaattttatatatatacacttcAATACATAATTTAATTTGCATTGCCTATATATAGTTTATAGACATTATTTATTCATTAAGTTACAAGACTCATCTTATAGTCTtactattcttaaaaaaattttattttatcttattaatagATTTATAGATAAATTTTTTGTCTGTATTCagtatttgaaatatttttttaaggctCTAATTACTGACAAAAAACCTATTAAAAAATCTTACACCAGTTATCGATTGAAAATATGTCAAAAAATTGAACAGTTTAAGCAAAATGGAAGTAATGATTATCGAAgaaaaatctgtcgaaaaattcAACATTTTAGCGTGAAAGGATGGGGACGATTACCAAAAAAAATTCTGTCGGTAAATTATCGAAAAAAAATCTATCGATAAATAATTTTCGACGTAATTTTTACAAAGGGACGAAATCTGttggtaacaaaaaatttgtttgtAATAAAGAGCAAATATGTCTGTAATAAGTAATTTTATAGTTGTGTATTAtatttaggttttagaatttaataggtgacacactcaaatataaatagtgatttCAGGGTTTTGATCCTCAATACATCAAAGCTGCATCTGTAACTCTTTTTTTATCAGATGAGTTTTGATTCAGCCCTATTTAAAATGTAaaagatttttgttaaaaaaattaaagaatcatTAATCATGTtgacaaattaaatatatttctatattcaaatatttatttttcaataatttaatacagaagatattgagattaaagaatTTTCGGAAAATTCCAACAACCTTTAGATGTATAATTGTGTACATGGTGTACAATATTGATTTTGGATAAAAACTCTGAACTcccttttaatatatatatatatatatatatatatatatatatatatatatatatatataatctagcTAATTTGTATTGCCTATATATAGTTTTTAAATATGTTATTTATTCACCAAGTTACAAAACTTATTTTATAGTCGTCCTGGAATCTTTAGATGTATAATTGTGTACGTACATGGTGTGTAATATATATTGATTCTGGATAAGAACTTTGAACTCCCTTTTAATATAGAGTTATTCATTGTATATCAAAAGTTAtttccaattatatatatatatacacttcaatataaaatttaatttttatttcctaTATATAGTTTATAGATATATTATTTATTCGCTAAGTTACAAAACTCATCTTATAGTCgtcctattattttttttcaaatacaaatatatattcaCCCAAATCCAATATATATGCTAGCCTAcaataaatatttgttgatttagTGAGTCCTGATCTTCCAAGGACCATATAAGGGAACTTTCTGTATGTGCTGGTTACTATTTAAATTAGAATGTGacaataaataaaacaatttcaaacatttttatttttaaaaaattgggaAAAGAAGTTCAATATATATTTCCATAtggtatatataatatttcaaacaaaatacatatttgcaaatatttggataaaaattatgttatataataacaactttaacaaaaatagttatttaatatgttttcaatttttaataaaacaataagattatttatcaaataatataagctaaaatttaattattttatattttatatattgcaATTAAAAGtaacattttaatatgatttttttaatattataaacatTTTACTACATaataattgattttgatgaataaaaaaatttatatttttacgtatttatcaccaaacaaaaagttttaaaattaaaaaaattgtctaaaaaaaaaaaaagaacaccgCAAATTATGCATGAACCATAGATGGAAGTTAGCCAATTAGGATTTTAACAGTgcacaacccaatttttatttcattgaataTAAATACATAGCAAGCGTACAAATTATGGGGTATATATGCATGAAGCCACTAAGACTTAGCATGCCATTGACAGACTCGCACAAACTCTAATTGATAAAACATAATAATCCAAACACATAATCTGCTTTATTGGAAGATTAGTTATACAAAAACCCATATAGTTAAGTAAATTTATTCTTGGACATTGGGGTGGTAACATATTCATTGGTTGTCTGCAAGGAACCGGTGGCTATAGGAACAAGTGAACCATTTTCGGTTGCATGTTCGTCATAATGCATGCCGTGGCAACATTTGTACTTAACAGACTCAATCTCCATCTTCAGGCCACATGTCGGATCAGGGCAATTGAAGGCAGTAGGAACGCCGGAGCGAATGTTCTCCAGTTGAAAATGGAGACAATGGCGAGGGACAGTTCTCCTAACATGATCATAGTAGTCCTTAAAAGCAATGTCGAAGCTTATCGACATCGATATGTTGGTTCGCCAGTTTTCGAAGCCTTCCACCACACTCATCATCACTTCATTGAAGTCAATTAAGATTACATTCTCGCCTTTGCTCACAAGAGCCCATCCCCTCTCGGTTCTCATGGAGAGAAGAGTTTGAATGTCTTTGAGAGTGGAGTCAAGGTTAAAGTCAACCTTTTGAGTCTTGCTGAGGAATGAGTTGGTTATGTTAAACCAAAACTTGGTTTGAGTTGTTATGTCAACCTTTGCAAGGTTGAAGTGTTCAATGTATGATTCTGTTTGTTTGATGACGGGGTCCTTTTTCATAGCTTCAATAAGATTGCCGAACCTTTGAGTCCATGTGATGTCTGTACCTCCATAGAAGAAAACGTACCCATTGTATTGCCTCTGATGCATATAATTGTAACTATTAttgttgatgaattatatatgACTATAGTATAATATACTCATCATTAGACAAAAGCGTCAAATGTAAAATTACATGTAGTAAAGATGTTATATAGCTCTATGCATTCTTATTAATTATGCTTATGCCtctgctattttatttttttaatttaaaaatatttctcaCGTAAATATAGTTGGaatatttttatgcaaaaataattGTTCAAGTGCGATCACATATTATATTAaacaatttagttaaatatttgaaatgatgTATCTAAAAATGTTCAAGctattttcacataaaaaatattCGAACTAAATTTATTGagtaacaatttttaaaaaatagttcgatctatttgtataaattttacaaattactcaaaatttaagaaaaataattttcttttgttttttaacttattttgtaTTACAAacagtaaatattaatttttttattttcaatttctttccagttatattaaaaatatcaacttgtaaagttattattttataaaGATAAAACAATACAACCCTAagtgtatatttttttaaaatttgtttaaacaAATTTGTGGTTCATATAAAAaatctttgttatttttatttaagaccaataaaattttaaaattctctaTTTTAGTTTCTACAATTAATTTGCTTTCCTAAGCACTAATGTGACAAGTTAAACGGTACGGTGATGTGATGTATCTTGCCATGTATCAGTATTTAATGGAATAAATTAACATTAAAGACTAACATaaaaacattttaattttaattttaagagactaaaacaaaaaatggTCTATacctacaaaaaattaaaaaagtatttttataagtACTAAAaatctcatttatttatttatttatttttggtgttcTATTCTGTGAGCCATGATATACACACTATATGCAAATAATAAGTAGCAAGCTAAGGATTAAAAGGTAGTTCTTACCACCCATTTTTGAATATCAGCATTAATCTTAAATGCTTCAATCCAAAGCCAGTTCCAATGCTGGGAAACTCTTTCCTCGTCCTCAATTCTAAATGGGAAGGCTGAAATGCCCCACACAAAGATCAAGTGCAATGCGTTCTTGTTTATAATCTTTCCACGAGCATCAACCGCCACCACAATAGGTTTACCTGTGTAATTCCATTCTTCTTGCAACGGTTTGTAACCTTTGATGAGTGAGAAGTATTGCACCACATACCATGGCATCAAAGACTTCAAATGCTCATACTTTTCCTTGGCTTCATTGGTCCAATTTTCCACAACAGGCACCCAAAGAATTTTATAATCCTTCTTGTCTTTGTCATTGCTGATTGAATTATATATGGCTTTTAGAGACCAAATCTCATCTTCAATGTTGTCAAGCCCAGATATGAACAAAAATAAATTCTTTGTTTTTAGTTCATGTAGAGTAACCTGTCCATTATTAGCAGACAAAattagagaaatttttttttaaacagtaCCATTTTAGTTCCTAACATTTTGGTCAAATTCTAATTTAGTCTCTAACattttaaattcttatttctgtgtaaaaaattttaaacaaattcaaCTAAAAGTAAACCGTATAAATGATGTAAATATTAATAAATGTTACTAGATAAGTTATATCTTTTCACATGTGTTAAAAAAACataatctaatttttttgtaaaattttttaccTCAATTTTTTTtggtacaaaattttaaattctaacaaTTAATTATCAatgcatcaaaattcaaaataaaaatttttatattagtgaTAGTTAGTAGATCGATTTTACTGACATACTAAAATCAAATGTTATTGGCTATTCAATATGtgaattatttgaattaaatttaaaggtaggataatattaaattaatttaaaatttttttaagattaaactaaaatgtttaaatatttttaggattgAAATAGGATATTTAATTTAAAACGTTACACTGTATACTTTTCATGAACTTGTTTTTATAGTTCTAATTATTGATTGTACACCAACCAACTCTTTAGTAGTACTGTTGATAATTTCAAGCTGAGTAACATCtttggaaaagataagagatTTCAAAAGCTCGAGAATTCCTGAAGGAATTCTGAAGGCATCAAAACGCCAAGATAAATCTTCCAATGCCTTTGCAATAATAATATAAAGAAAAATCTGAGTTAGTATGTAATTAATTTTCTCGTTGCAACACACAGTAAAAGttgcctttttttttaattataaatatgtagaTAACCTTTTTGGCGTTTAATTTCGTCTAAATCAGCATTTAGTTGTGTGAGAACAATTTTGAGCCTCGCAACAACTTCAGATTTGATGTTCCATTCCCTGAAATATTAATATATGCGAATATATTTAGTCTTTTAATTTATAGattcaataataatataaatataaaaacatatatataatggCATGTCTTACAATTGAGACAATTGATTGGCACAAGCAAGAAGGGAGAGAAGAATCCAATAAGTGTAAAGATCACGAGGAGCTTTGAAGAGAGCTGGAAGGTCCTTTGGAGTGTATGATTTGTTGGCAATGAACTTTTCCAAAGTGATGATACCATTTATGAGTTGCAATGTTCTGTCAACCAAAGTGCTTATGAGATCTGAATTCGAATGGCTCGGCTTCTTCTCCTCTTGTGCAAGCCTGAACACATGCAGCTCAAGTGCGTTCTCCTTCTTGCTCGCTTGCGTCAGCGTCAGCCGCCATGTCTCTCCATAGTCCAAAGCGAAAGCGGAGAGTGCTATCACTGCCTTAGCATCCCAAGTgtagctcttcaacttctca includes:
- the LOC112709306 gene encoding protein SIEVE ELEMENT OCCLUSION B-like; the protein is MPWYVVQYFSLIKGYKPLQEEWNYTGKPIVVAVDARGKIINKNALHLIFVWGISAFPFRIEDEERVSQHWNWLWIEAFKINADIQKWVRQYNGYVFFYGGTDITWTQRFGNLIEAMKKDPVIKQTESYIEHFNLAKVDITTQTKFWFNITNSFLSKTQKVDFNLDSTLKDIQTLLSMRTERGWALVSKGENVILIDFNEVMMSVVEGFENWRTNISMSISFDIAFKDYYDHVRRTVPRHCLHFQLENIRSGVPTAFNCPDPTCGLKMEIESVKYKCCHGMHYDEHATENGSLVPIATGSLQTTNEYVTTPMSKNKFT
- the LOC112711199 gene encoding protein SIEVE ELEMENT OCCLUSION B-like; translation: MANHLKKPASLLSAAASAVTTTASAAVSATDSGGLQVAQLNPFNVGDDVISQNIIGIHDAQAVRQDVDSLFNVVSNIIRSSTNIADSLDLKQVKSVDLVEDNVPQSALKPSYTLLKEIACQMTCHSFNTWNAHESVVAILEKLKSYTWDAKAVIALSAFALDYGETWRLTLTQASKKENALELHVFRLAQEEKKPSHSNSDLISTLVDRTLQLINGIITLEKFIANKSYTPKDLPALFKAPRDLYTYWILLSLLACANQLSQLEWNIKSEVVARLKIVLTQLNADLDEIKRQKGYST